From Heliomicrobium modesticaldum Ice1, a single genomic window includes:
- the thrS gene encoding threonine--tRNA ligase, translating to MVKVTLKDGAVREFPQGTTVAAVAEALSRKLAQHAVAGKLDGKMVGLTTPIEKDAELEILTFDDPEGREVYRHSSSHLLAQAVQRRFPGTKLGIGPAIENGFYYDFDAEHKFTPEDLEAIEKEMAHIVKADYPITRQEVSREEAIRFFEERGEMYKVELVKDLPEDAVISMYSQGDFVDLCAGPHLPSTGQIKAFKLMNLAGAYWRGSEKNKMLQRIYGTSFPKKAELDEHLRRIEEAKRRDHRRIGQELELYTILEEGPGFPFFFPKGMIIRNELENFWREEHARAGYREVRTPIILNRSLWERSGHWANYRENMYVTQIDEEDYCVKPMNCPGGMLVYKQAIHSYRDLPLRMGELGLVHRHEISGALHGLMRVRCFTQDDAHIFMTPGQIKDEIIGVIELIDRMYKTFGFAYHVELSTKPEKAMGSDEIWELATNSLEEALKAKGMDYKINPGDGAFYGPKIDFHLKDCIGRTWQCGTIQLDFQMPERFDLTYVGEDGQKHRPVMIHRVVFGSIERFIGILTEHYAGAFPTWLAPVQARVLPITDRHHEYAASVRSALAKQGVRVEVDGRNEKIGYKIREGQVQKIPYLLVVGDKEAENGAVAVRKRGEGDKGAMALDAFAAMILEEIAQKRNPEQ from the coding sequence TTCCCTCAGGGAACGACCGTCGCTGCTGTCGCCGAGGCCTTAAGCCGCAAGCTGGCCCAGCATGCGGTGGCCGGCAAGCTCGACGGCAAGATGGTCGGCTTGACAACGCCCATTGAAAAGGATGCCGAACTGGAGATCCTCACTTTTGACGATCCCGAAGGCCGCGAGGTCTATCGTCATTCTTCCTCTCACCTGCTGGCCCAGGCGGTTCAGCGTCGCTTCCCCGGAACGAAGCTCGGCATCGGCCCGGCCATCGAAAACGGGTTTTATTATGACTTTGACGCTGAACACAAGTTTACGCCGGAAGACCTGGAGGCCATTGAGAAGGAGATGGCCCATATCGTCAAGGCCGATTATCCCATCACGCGGCAGGAAGTGAGTCGGGAAGAGGCCATCCGCTTCTTCGAGGAGCGGGGGGAAATGTATAAGGTGGAACTGGTCAAAGACCTGCCGGAAGATGCTGTCATCAGCATGTACAGCCAAGGTGACTTTGTCGACCTCTGCGCTGGCCCACACCTGCCTTCCACCGGCCAGATCAAGGCCTTCAAGTTGATGAACCTGGCCGGCGCCTATTGGCGGGGCAGCGAGAAGAATAAGATGCTCCAGCGCATCTACGGCACATCTTTCCCGAAAAAGGCCGAACTGGACGAGCACCTGCGCCGGATCGAAGAGGCGAAGCGGCGCGATCACCGCCGGATCGGCCAGGAACTGGAACTGTATACGATCCTTGAAGAGGGACCCGGCTTTCCCTTCTTCTTTCCCAAAGGGATGATCATCCGCAACGAACTGGAGAACTTCTGGCGGGAAGAACATGCGCGCGCCGGCTACCGCGAGGTGCGCACGCCCATCATCCTGAACCGGTCTCTCTGGGAGCGCTCGGGCCACTGGGCCAACTACCGGGAAAACATGTACGTGACCCAGATCGACGAAGAGGATTACTGCGTCAAACCGATGAACTGCCCCGGCGGCATGCTCGTCTACAAGCAGGCCATCCACTCCTACCGCGACCTGCCCCTGCGCATGGGCGAACTGGGCCTGGTGCACCGCCACGAGATCTCCGGCGCTTTGCACGGGCTGATGCGGGTGCGTTGCTTCACCCAGGACGACGCCCACATCTTCATGACGCCCGGTCAGATCAAAGATGAGATCATCGGCGTCATCGAATTGATCGACCGAATGTACAAGACCTTCGGCTTTGCCTATCATGTGGAACTGTCGACCAAACCTGAAAAGGCCATGGGCAGCGACGAGATCTGGGAACTGGCCACCAACTCCCTCGAAGAGGCCCTGAAAGCCAAGGGGATGGACTACAAGATCAACCCCGGCGATGGCGCTTTTTACGGACCGAAGATCGACTTCCATCTCAAAGACTGCATCGGCCGGACTTGGCAGTGCGGCACCATTCAGCTTGATTTTCAGATGCCCGAGCGCTTCGATCTGACCTACGTCGGCGAGGATGGGCAGAAGCATCGGCCTGTCATGATCCACAGGGTTGTCTTCGGCTCTATCGAACGCTTTATCGGCATCCTTACGGAGCACTACGCCGGGGCCTTCCCGACCTGGTTGGCGCCGGTGCAGGCGCGGGTGCTTCCCATAACCGACCGCCATCACGAGTACGCCGCATCCGTGCGGTCAGCGCTGGCGAAGCAGGGCGTCCGTGTCGAGGTGGATGGCCGTAACGAGAAGATCGGCTACAAGATCCGTGAAGGCCAAGTGCAGAAGATCCCCTACCTGCTCGTCGTCGGCGACAAAGAGGCCGAAAATGGGGCCGTCGCCGTGCGCAAGCGCGGGGAAGGTGACAAGGGGGCCATGGCGCTCGACGCCTTTGCGGCAATGATCCTGGAGGAAATCGCGCAAAAGAGGAATCCGGAGCAATAG